The segment GCCCAAAGGCATGACGGGCCACCGGGCCAAGCTCGTGCCTGATGCTACAGCAAGCCAGCAAGATGGCTAGATGGGCCACTAGCAGGCCAGCAGGcctacattttcttttttttagaattagcaGGCTACATTTCTTACCAGGTcctacattttctttttttagaattagcAGGCTACATTTCTTACTAGGCCATTAAGCACCGGGCCATCGGACCGTGCCTAAGCTGTGCCACAGGCCATAGTGGCGGCCCCGGCATGGCCTGGTGCCTCGGGCCGTGCCCGGACCGGGCTGGGCCAACGGGCCATGGGCTGCATGGCCAACTATATCATCACCAGACTCCATCCCGAGTTTGCCGTGAAGGACATGGGCCCTTTGCACTTCTTTCTCAATGTCAACATGCGACTTCATGGTTTCGACTTCTTCCTGTCGCAGACAAAGTATGCTGAGGAGCTCCTCGACCGTGTGGGGATGCTACAATGCAAGCCCATCGCGACGCCGATTGACACGAATGTCAAGCTGCCTTCCTCCTTTAGTCCGAGTGAGTACCGCAGTATCACTAGAGAACTGCAGTATGCCAGTTCCTCACCATTACACGGCTCGACATCGCCTACGCCGTCCAACAGGCATGCTTGCACATGCATGACCCGTGGGAGTGCCACATCGCCATTGTCAAGCGCATTCTGCGCTACATCAGGGGCACTACATCCCACGGCTTTCACTTTCGTGACACGACGTCGACGCCAATGATCATCGCCTACTTGGATGCCGACTAGGTTGGCTTCCCCAACACGCGGCGTTCCACGTCTGCGTACTACATCTACCTCAGCAATGCATTATGTCATGGTCGTCCAAGCGACAGGCCACGGTATCTCGGTCAAGCGCCAAAGCCGAGTACCGGGTCATGGCGAACG is part of the Sorghum bicolor cultivar BTx623 chromosome 10, Sorghum_bicolor_NCBIv3, whole genome shotgun sequence genome and harbors:
- the LOC110431080 gene encoding uncharacterized protein LOC110431080, which produces MGCMANYIITRLHPEFAVKDMGPLHFFLNVNMRLHGFDFFLSQTKYAEELLDRVGMLQCKPIATPIDTNFLTITRLDIAYAVQQACLHMHDPWECHIAIVKRILRYIRGTTSHGFHFRDTTSTPMIIAYLDAD